In Schizosaccharomyces osmophilus chromosome 1, complete sequence, the genomic window tctttttttgggaaagaatgaaaaatcatcCGTTCAAACCTGGATTGAGTTAGCTGCTGCCTTGGCTCCTTCTCATAACTTTATGGAAGTTTCAAATTTGTTGGCACAATTAGATGACCATTTAATTATGCGCACTCTCTTTGTTGGTTATTCTTTAACCATTGCCGATATGGCTGTTTGGGGAGCTTTGAAGGCTAACAACATGGCTGCTGGTGCCGTCCGTACTGGTCAATATCATAATCTTGCTCGTTGGTATAGATATATGGATACTCAAAAGCCCTTTGCCGTTACTTTGGAAAACTTTACCAAGTCTGTTAATTCCAGcaagaagcaaaaatcTTCTGGTCCCAACTACGAAATTGGCCTTCCAGATGCTATAGATGGAAAGGTTGTTACCAGATTTCCTCCCGAGCCCAGTGGTTACTTGCACATTGGCCATGCTAAAGCTGCTCTCTTGAACGAGTACTTTGCCAAGAAGTATCACGGTAAGCTCATTGTTCGTTTTGATGACACCAATCctagcaaagaaaatgctgAATTCCAAGACTCGATTTTGGAAGATATTGCTTTGCTCGGTATTAAGCCCGACGTCATAACTTATACCTCTGACTATATGGATAAAATCCACGATTTGTGTATTGAGATGATTAAGTCTGGCCATGCTTATGCTGATGACACCGAGGTTGAACAAATGCGTGCTGAGAGAAACGAAGGTATCCCTAGCAGATACCGCGAACGTCCCGTCGAAGAATCTCTTGCTGTTTTTTCTGAAATGGATAAGGGATCTGATTTAGGTTTGAAGAATTGCATCCGTGCTAAGATCTCCTATGAAAACCCCAACAAAGCTCTTCGTGATCCCGTAATTTATCGTTGTAACTTGTTGCCTCATCATCGCACTGGTACCAAGTATAAAGCTTATCCTACTTATGACTTTGCTTGTCCAATTGTTGACTCTACTGAGGGCGTCACTCACGCTTTACGTACCACTGAATATCGTGATCGTAACCCCATGTATCAATGGATGTTGAAGGCTATGAACCTTCGCAAGGTCCACGTTTGGGAATTCTCTCGTATGAACTTCGTCCGCACTCTCCTTAGTAAGCGTAAGCTTACCGCCCTTGTTGACCATGGCTTAGTTTGGGGCTGGGATGATCCTCGTTTCCCTACTGTTCGTGGTGTCCGTAGACGCGGTATGACTATTGAAGCTTTGCAACAGTATATTATTTCTCAAGGTCCTAgtaaaaatattttgaCTCTTGACTGGACTTCTTTCTGGGCTACTAATAAGAAAATAGTTGATCCAAATGCTCCTCGTCATACTGCTATTGCAGAAGAAGGACTTGTGAAAGCTACCCTTACTAACGGTCCTGAGGCTCTTTACACAAAAGACCGTCTCAAGCATAAGAAGAACCCTAACTTGGGTAGCAGAGATGTTGTTTACTCTCGTGACATTTTGATTGAGCAAGCTGATGCTTCTGCTTTGAATAAGGATGAAGAATTTACTTTGATGGACTGGGGTAATGCTTATGTTAGAGAAATTACTCATGACGTTTCCGGTAAAGTTACCGCATTGAAGTTGGAACTTCATTTGGAAGGTGACTTTAAGAAGACCGAAAAGAAGGTCACTTGGTTGGCTGATACCGGGGACAAAGTACTTGCTGATCTCGTCGATTTTGACTACTTGATTACTAAGGATAAGcttgaggaagaagatgattACAAGAATTTCTTGACTCCTAAGACTGAATTCCACACTTCTGTTTATGCAGACAATGCTGTCAAGGACTTGAAGAAAGGAGATATCGTTCAAATTGAGCGTAAGGGTTATTTCATTGTGGATTCTCCCTTCGATGGCAAGggtatttctttcttcaacatTCCTGATGGCAAGACTGTCAACCGTTACggaacaaaaaattaaatagaaaaatggTGTACTAGATAATTTctgaataaaaaagcaaggtTTTGGTTGTACACAAATTCAAGTGCTATATAATTGGATAATCCCtaaatattcattttaaaAGGAAACAGTCCATATGTAAACTAACAAAAAtgccaaaaaaataagggCCATATCCAAGTCATGAAAAGATTGTATTCATCGGAATTCTAGTTTTAAATTTGAACGttgttcaattttttaGTAACTTCGTGCGTTTCAGAATCTGGGCGATTCGCTCTGCCTCCACGTTTACCACCTCGTCCTCTCTGGTTCGGCGAATATGCGTTGGAATGACGATGGTAATTTGCTTGTGTGggctttttgtttgactTATTTGTGGAGTAATCAAAAGGCAAAGAAGGAACACTATGCAATGACTGGCCATTGGATGATCTTGATTCTGTGTTCTTGGCCCATGCACTagaaggaggaggaggaggaggaggataAGCTGAGCTGTGTTCTGTTACAAGACGACTTGAAGGAGTTGACTTAGGATGAGATGGGGTAGTATTACTCAccgatttgttttttctggCGGATCCAGCACGGGTAGTAACGACAAACTGGGGTTCTGTGACGTTCAAAATCATAGAGGGTTCAACTTGCATTCCTCTATATGGAGAACATTTCCCGTCCAGGGTTGTACCACTCATGAATGgtaaatcaaaaacaacatcaAGCTGATGAGAGGCGATACTGACAACC contains:
- the gus1 gene encoding cytoplasmic glutamate-tRNA ligase Gus1 is translated as MSLTVALKAKPIAYSAIAFAEFVNASGLGHIATKFEDVNLIDNADKASSVAVDLNGNNKVYGSENVVNSFLEKFPDLFLGKNEKSSVQTWIELAAALAPSHNFMEVSNLLAQLDDHLIMRTLFVGYSLTIADMAVWGALKANNMAAGAVRTGQYHNLARWYRYMDTQKPFAVTLENFTKSVNSSKKQKSSGPNYEIGLPDAIDGKVVTRFPPEPSGYLHIGHAKAALLNEYFAKKYHGKLIVRFDDTNPSKENAEFQDSILEDIALLGIKPDVITYTSDYMDKIHDLCIEMIKSGHAYADDTEVEQMRAERNEGIPSRYRERPVEESLAVFSEMDKGSDLGLKNCIRAKISYENPNKALRDPVIYRCNLLPHHRTGTKYKAYPTYDFACPIVDSTEGVTHALRTTEYRDRNPMYQWMLKAMNLRKVHVWEFSRMNFVRTLLSKRKLTALVDHGLVWGWDDPRFPTVRGVRRRGMTIEALQQYIISQGPSKNILTLDWTSFWATNKKIVDPNAPRHTAIAEEGLVKATLTNGPEALYTKDRLKHKKNPNLGSRDVVYSRDILIEQADASALNKDEEFTLMDWGNAYVREITHDVSGKVTALKLELHLEGDFKKTEKKVTWLADTGDKVLADLVDFDYLITKDKLEEEDDYKNFLTPKTEFHTSVYADNAVKDLKKGDIVQIERKGYFIVDSPFDGKGISFFNIPDGKTVNRYGTKN